Proteins encoded within one genomic window of Balaenoptera musculus isolate JJ_BM4_2016_0621 chromosome 12, mBalMus1.pri.v3, whole genome shotgun sequence:
- the KHDC3L gene encoding KHDC3-like protein: MAAPKRFPTLVQLEQREGTLFEVLGNLTKRPYWFHSEYLKSPRAIHLEAWLVEAIFGLGGEHIPHVECVSQTLLHVNQWDPDGEAEILIFGRPYYQKDVSTMIMNLADYHRQLRAQNTGPATMKGSEKPPAREAATQRSPSAARQAATHLCPGEAREAGTQRSPGAAREAATQRSPGAAREAATQRSPGAAREAATQRSPGAAREAATQRSPGAAREAATQRSPGAAREAATQRSPGAAREAATQRSPGAAREAATQRSPGAAREAATQRSPGAAREAATQRSPGAAREAATQRSPGAAREAATQRSPGAAREAATQRSPGAAREAATQRSPGAAREAATQRSPGAAREAATQRSPGAAREAATQSFPEAIQGPVTRF, translated from the exons ATGGCCGCCCCCAAGCGGTTTCCGACGCTCGTCCAGCTGGAGCAGCGAGAAGGGACGCTCTTCGAGGTGCTCGGTAACCTCACCAAGCGGCCCTACTGGTTTCACTCCGAGTACCTGAAGAGTCCGAGGGCGATTCACCTGGAGGCCTGGCTGGTGGAAGCAATCTTCG GCCTGGGCGGAGAGCACATCCCGCATGTCGAGTGTGTGTCGCAGACCCTGCTTCACGTTAATCAGTGGGACCCGGACGGCGAGGCTGAGATCTTGATATTTGGCCGGCCTTATTACCAGAAAGATGTATCCACGATGATCATGAACTTGGCTGACTATCACCGCCAACTCAGGGCGCAAAATACGGGGCCGGCAACAATGAAAG GCTCTGAGAAGCCTCCTGCCCGGGAGGCGGCGACCCAGCGGTCCCCCAGTGCAGCCCGGCAGGCGGCGACCCATCTGTGCCCCGGCGAAGCCCGGGAGGCCGGGACCCAGCGGTCCCCCGGCGCTGCCCGGGAGGCGGCGACCCAGCGGTCCCCCGGCGCTGCCCGGGAGGCGGCGACCCAGCGGTCCCCCGGCGCTGCCCGGGAGGCGGCGACCCAGCGGTCCCCCGGCGCTGCCCGGGAGGCGGCCACCCAGCGGTCCCCCGGCGCTGCCCGGGAGGCGGCCACCCAGCGGTCCCCCGGCGCTGCCCGGGAGGCGGCGACCCAGCGGTCCCCCGGCGCTGCCCGGGAGGCGGCCACCCAGCGGTCCCCCGGCGCCGCCCGGGAGGCGGCCACCCAGCGGTCCCCCGGCGCTGCCCGGGAGGCGGCGACCCAGCGGTCCCCCGGCGCTGCCCGGGAGGCGGCGACCCAGCGGTCCCCCGGCGCAGCCCGGGAGGCGGCGACCCAGCGGTCCCCCGGCGCTGCCCGGGAGGCGGCGACCCAGCGGTCCCCCGGCGCAGCCCGGGAGGCGGCCACCCAGCGGTCCCCCGGCGCAGCCCGGGAGGCGGCCACCCAGCGGTCCCCCGGCGCAGCCCGGGAGGCGGCGACCCAGCGGTCCCCCGGCGCTGCCCGGGAGGCGGCGACCCAGCGGTCCCCCGGCGCTGCCCGGGAGGCGGCCACCCAGAGCTTTCCCGAAGCTATCCAGGGTCCGGTTACCAGGTTCTGA